A window of Bacteroidota bacterium genomic DNA:
ACCCTTGAAAATACTACATTTAGGGCCATAGGCCCATGTAACCTACCTCCACTTATTACATCAAGTTATGTTTAAGGAATTCAAAGAGTTTGCTGTAAAAGGCAACGTTGTCGACATGGCTGTCGGCATCATCATTGGTGCTGCCTTCGGGACGATTGTGCAGTCACTTGTCAATGATGTAATCATGCCACCAATTGGACTTGCTCTCGGAAATGTTGATTTCTCCAACCTTTTCGCTGTGCTGAAAGAAGGCACAGTTGCCGGTCCTTATGAAACACTGGCTCTTGCTAAAGAAGCCGGCGCAGTTACAATCAGCT
This region includes:
- the mscL gene encoding large-conductance mechanosensitive channel protein MscL, with the translated sequence MFKEFKEFAVKGNVVDMAVGIIIGAAFGTIVQSLVNDVIMPPIGLALGNVDFSNLFAVLKEGTVAGPYETLALAKEAGAVTISYGAFINTVITFLIVAFCVFLLVKSINKAKKQEEEAPAAPPEPSSEEKLLTEIRDLLSAR